The following proteins come from a genomic window of Rhodohalobacter sp. 614A:
- a CDS encoding T9SS type A sorting domain-containing protein codes for MKLSFFRYASLLFILFLIHASVFGQERTFKVIEDSPDVCILHPTDVNAHYKFAPDVLRQKRASNAATAQIEVTYLNNCGGGSWPEDAKAAFEYAADIWEAYLNTPVPIRIEATWAPLEEGVLGGTSPIIVETTSSASGDLFPNTLYTIANASAIIGSDLVTELDTDYDMTMSINCEFDDWYMGTDANPPAGMYDFVTVFLHEIGHGIGFTGSMIGNTTSQIADWGFGQSEFPMVYDRFTLDGEFNRLINSDIYPRFSELLYDALTGRFGGIFFNGPQAEFAYDDNRVQLHSPTLFAQGQSYAHLNQQLYGNTQNALMRPFLDAQFAVHSPGPIFCGLLDDFGWPLGEACLDLLPDEGFLSRPFPVFPANGSFESILNPTLLWQSVAGAADYRIQVATDFNFEDTFIDQVVTGTSYDIQQDLDYNTLYFWRIQALSAGGSSKFSTKYRFTTTNSPPDAISLSLPDDNATNLRPGFSFTWQPSGRADEYQIQVAENPGFSNPVIDETISPPRFLNTGFLDFSTVYYWRVRGLNSSGSGGWSEVRTFTTIIEKPDPVLLISPSENENQVSTTATFSWSESERASEYIIQISQDEIFFSDGVIQRTSSDPMFTLSDPIDPATIYYWRVKATNIGGESDWSEVNQFTTVVRETAIAQNYPNPFNSSTTVRFQLSQNVDVTLDVFDSVGRRVSVLIDEERAAGVYFEQLQAASLASGTYFLRIVAGDFMEVQKMAIIK; via the coding sequence ATGAAGTTATCCTTTTTTAGATATGCTTCCCTTTTATTCATCTTGTTTTTGATACATGCTTCAGTTTTTGGACAAGAGAGAACCTTTAAAGTGATAGAAGACTCGCCCGACGTTTGTATTCTTCATCCAACAGATGTGAATGCTCATTATAAATTTGCACCGGATGTTTTAAGACAGAAGCGTGCTTCGAATGCTGCAACGGCTCAAATTGAAGTTACTTATCTTAATAATTGCGGTGGCGGTTCCTGGCCAGAAGATGCAAAAGCAGCATTTGAATATGCCGCTGATATTTGGGAGGCTTATCTGAATACCCCTGTTCCCATTCGTATTGAAGCAACCTGGGCACCACTTGAAGAGGGCGTTCTTGGAGGCACTTCGCCAATTATTGTTGAGACAACATCAAGTGCATCGGGTGATCTTTTCCCAAATACACTATACACTATCGCAAATGCCAGTGCAATCATCGGAAGTGATTTGGTAACTGAACTCGACACTGACTATGACATGACAATGAGCATAAACTGCGAGTTCGATGACTGGTACATGGGAACAGATGCAAATCCGCCGGCCGGCATGTATGATTTTGTTACGGTTTTCTTGCACGAAATCGGTCATGGTATCGGGTTTACCGGCAGTATGATTGGTAATACAACTTCGCAAATCGCGGATTGGGGTTTTGGCCAGTCAGAATTTCCAATGGTGTATGATCGCTTTACTCTGGACGGAGAATTCAACCGGTTAATAAATTCGGATATTTATCCACGTTTTTCAGAACTACTTTATGATGCATTGACAGGGAGGTTTGGCGGCATTTTTTTTAATGGTCCCCAGGCGGAATTTGCGTATGATGATAATAGGGTTCAGCTTCATTCGCCGACACTGTTTGCGCAAGGGCAAAGTTATGCCCATTTAAATCAGCAATTATACGGAAACACCCAAAATGCATTGATGCGTCCATTTCTTGATGCTCAGTTTGCTGTTCATAGTCCGGGGCCAATTTTTTGCGGCTTATTAGATGATTTCGGTTGGCCATTAGGAGAAGCTTGTCTTGATTTGTTGCCGGATGAGGGATTTTTGAGCCGGCCTTTTCCGGTTTTTCCTGCGAATGGCTCATTCGAGTCCATCCTGAATCCTACATTATTGTGGCAATCTGTGGCAGGTGCCGCTGACTATCGGATACAAGTAGCTACGGATTTCAATTTTGAGGATACATTTATCGACCAGGTCGTCACGGGCACTTCTTACGATATTCAACAAGACCTGGATTATAACACTCTTTATTTTTGGCGGATACAGGCTTTAAGCGCGGGGGGATCCAGCAAATTTAGCACCAAATACAGATTCACAACAACTAACAGTCCGCCGGATGCAATTTCTCTTTCACTTCCTGATGATAATGCAACGAATCTGCGCCCCGGGTTTTCTTTTACATGGCAGCCGTCTGGCAGGGCCGATGAATACCAGATTCAGGTAGCTGAAAATCCTGGTTTCTCTAATCCTGTTATTGATGAAACCATTTCTCCACCACGATTTTTGAATACAGGCTTTTTAGATTTTTCAACAGTGTATTATTGGCGTGTCAGAGGCTTAAATTCATCTGGTTCCGGCGGTTGGAGCGAGGTTCGAACGTTTACAACAATTATAGAAAAACCCGATCCGGTGTTACTCATTTCGCCATCAGAGAATGAAAATCAGGTTTCAACCACGGCTACTTTTAGCTGGTCTGAAAGTGAACGCGCTTCCGAGTACATCATCCAGATATCCCAGGATGAAATCTTTTTTTCAGACGGAGTGATTCAACGAACCAGTTCAGATCCAATGTTCACACTCAGTGATCCGATTGATCCCGCAACAATTTATTATTGGCGAGTTAAAGCGACCAATATTGGCGGGGAGAGTGATTGGAGCGAAGTAAACCAATTTACAACAGTTGTAAGGGAAACGGCCATTGCCCAGAATTATCCAAACCCGTTCAATTCTTCGACAACCGTTCGTTTCCAGTTATCACAAAATGTTGATGTTACTCTGGATGTTTTTGATTCGGTAGGCAGAAGAGTTTCTGTTTTAATTGATGAGGAGCGGGCTGCGGGTGTGTATTTCGAACAATTGCAGGCTGCAAGCTTAGCCTCTGGAACGTACTTCCTCCGAATTGTTGCCGGCGATTTTATGGAGGTGCAAAAGATGGCAATTATCAAATAG
- the tyrA gene encoding bifunctional chorismate mutase/prephenate dehydrogenase: MPDQKELKEQRQKIDKIDDQILDLLQQRKEVVQDVLKRKVEKQLPVFVARREHEKTDVFREKAKARDLDPDWAEDFLRMIMAASRAAQSADTFPRSTTEPKHILYVGGEGGMGSLYRKFTEHSGHVAYSIDKGNWYQLEEMAPKLDLVIITVPIHVTVDVIERIAPKLKPETILADFTSNKSEPLQAMLDAHSGPVISLHPMHGPDVPNLSKQLMVFCAGRDSEKAEWFKEQCKLWGLRIIDADPAKHDHVMHLVQGLRHFVALLHGSFMKEYDLNPAEILEYSSPIYRAELMMTGRIFAQDAELYADIVFSNKERRELLLRFFNHQKNLMKMVEEDDKRGFVKEFEAVTDFFGSFASQALKESGYLINRLADRFS; this comes from the coding sequence ATGCCTGATCAAAAAGAGCTAAAAGAACAAAGACAGAAAATCGATAAAATCGATGATCAGATTCTGGATCTGTTACAACAACGAAAAGAGGTTGTGCAGGATGTTTTGAAACGAAAAGTGGAAAAGCAGCTCCCGGTTTTTGTTGCACGGCGCGAACATGAAAAGACCGACGTTTTTCGTGAAAAAGCAAAAGCGAGAGATCTTGATCCTGATTGGGCAGAAGATTTTTTGCGGATGATCATGGCGGCCTCACGTGCGGCACAATCGGCAGATACATTTCCCCGCTCAACCACCGAACCGAAACACATTTTGTACGTTGGCGGTGAAGGAGGAATGGGCAGCCTCTACAGAAAATTTACCGAACATAGCGGCCATGTAGCCTACAGTATCGACAAAGGGAATTGGTACCAGCTTGAAGAGATGGCTCCAAAACTTGATTTGGTGATAATTACAGTGCCCATTCATGTAACTGTAGATGTAATCGAGAGAATTGCACCCAAACTAAAACCGGAAACGATCCTGGCGGATTTTACCAGTAATAAATCCGAACCGTTGCAGGCCATGTTGGATGCTCACAGCGGGCCGGTTATTTCTCTTCACCCCATGCACGGACCGGATGTCCCCAATCTTTCGAAACAGTTAATGGTATTTTGTGCCGGACGGGATTCCGAAAAAGCAGAATGGTTCAAAGAGCAGTGCAAGCTTTGGGGATTGCGAATTATTGATGCGGACCCTGCAAAGCACGACCATGTGATGCACCTGGTACAAGGATTGCGCCATTTTGTGGCACTTTTGCACGGTTCTTTCATGAAGGAATATGATTTGAATCCGGCTGAAATTCTGGAGTACTCAAGCCCTATTTATCGGGCCGAACTCATGATGACCGGACGGATTTTTGCCCAGGATGCAGAACTTTATGCAGATATCGTTTTTTCCAATAAAGAACGCCGTGAGTTGCTCCTCCGCTTTTTTAATCATCAGAAGAACTTGATGAAAATGGTTGAAGAAGATGATAAAAGAGGTTTTGTGAAAGAGTTTGAGGCGGTGACTGATTTCTTTGGAAGCTTTGCATCCCAGGCCCTCAAAGAAAGCGGGTATTTGATAAACAGGTTGGCGGATCGGTTTTCATAA
- a CDS encoding T9SS type A sorting domain-containing protein, whose product MGHNRLSSSHNSSYLVFWIKFLFSAAVSILFLGTITIQNAYAQPQTLEAAVGSVGDASASGPATTVSFDLLRNANNPGGNTFSTYLPQTTVTITIDNFNTAYNSLQANNTNPLSFGWYVNFANSGGSNYVDDTYLVNGIEDSLFTGLNYISDPTDGYYTATDAGNTGEGIDLSANYGAFLVASLSGLQNQPMLSGGVPIDYDLADLTIEFSEPLTNPVIHFMGLGADWDATINNGASIVQNYRNSASVELDLIDAEIDFVDGDASDVTLSVLSESVLLGIEDDDKIINTSDDPSDRFDYDGPSAGGGSDDADGAAHGSVLVTGENITSLTFRVFVRSGTTADEGFGWAGNDANWTFDPDGEGGDPAEAVHYSVTEGTPDVSGGELQLLLASNADGDDPLLQYYFAEDAFMISVSTELEADETLLTVAECYRMLSAPVEGTTYATLLDPIWTQGMPGADYTSGDPNVWLWPDEPGASDGDWEGVPDLGNIIAPGSGFLVSVYSDDDYTNSPADTGFDKTLSVTGSENAPLTFTAMNDDDSGWTLLGNPFKSPLHIATTNDGIFEGTTQDVVETVYIWNRNTESGDGGDNSTGGLPGSWITGTSAGGGDIFNDDGTIAAFQGFFVQNNGSNPQVDFRDASKATDGTFYGKEKSLSNFARFELNGEGLYNSMWLQFSNEGSLEKSITDALELQPMSPEYAMLGTKKADGTIYDIGHYPIPDDAFEIPVSLETTRSGYFTITATDLDLSFGADLYFIDLVKKESIRIDENFSYQFSTEAVAKVPGGDQFNRCSVNSPQKAKTFATADRFMIATQPRDFVEIPATVALNQNYPNPFNPTTQISYDLPQTADVRLEVYDLVGRQVATLVNQTMEAGSHLVNFDASNLSSGVYIYRLNAGNMVLSRKLTVIK is encoded by the coding sequence ATGGGACATAATAGATTATCAAGCTCACACAATTCATCATATCTTGTTTTTTGGATTAAATTTCTCTTTTCTGCCGCAGTAAGCATTCTCTTTTTGGGAACCATTACTATTCAGAACGCATATGCACAACCCCAAACTTTGGAAGCAGCTGTTGGAAGTGTGGGTGATGCATCGGCTTCAGGGCCTGCGACTACTGTTTCTTTTGACCTGTTAAGGAATGCAAATAATCCGGGAGGGAATACATTTAGTACTTACTTGCCGCAAACTACGGTTACAATTACCATTGATAATTTCAATACCGCTTACAACTCATTGCAGGCGAACAACACAAATCCACTGTCTTTTGGCTGGTATGTAAACTTTGCAAACTCAGGCGGATCAAACTATGTGGACGATACATACCTTGTAAATGGAATTGAAGATTCTCTTTTCACAGGTTTAAATTATATCAGTGACCCTACAGACGGTTATTATACGGCTACAGATGCTGGAAATACTGGAGAGGGGATTGACCTCAGTGCAAACTACGGTGCATTTCTTGTGGCTTCACTTAGTGGTTTGCAAAATCAGCCAATGCTAAGTGGTGGCGTACCAATTGATTATGATTTAGCCGATCTGACTATTGAATTTTCTGAACCTCTCACGAACCCGGTTATCCATTTCATGGGTTTGGGGGCGGATTGGGATGCTACAATAAATAATGGGGCCTCAATTGTACAAAATTACCGGAATAGTGCGAGTGTTGAGTTGGATTTGATTGATGCCGAAATAGATTTTGTAGACGGAGATGCAAGTGATGTAACATTGAGTGTACTGAGTGAAAGTGTTCTTTTGGGGATTGAAGATGACGACAAAATTATCAATACATCAGACGATCCAAGTGATCGCTTTGACTACGATGGACCGTCTGCCGGCGGTGGTTCGGATGATGCCGATGGCGCTGCACACGGTTCAGTATTGGTCACCGGAGAAAATATAACCAGCTTAACATTCAGAGTTTTTGTTCGATCCGGAACAACCGCCGATGAAGGGTTTGGATGGGCTGGCAATGATGCAAACTGGACATTTGACCCCGATGGAGAAGGAGGAGATCCCGCCGAAGCAGTTCACTACAGTGTTACTGAAGGAACCCCGGATGTGAGTGGAGGAGAACTTCAGTTACTACTCGCCTCCAATGCCGATGGAGATGACCCATTGCTTCAATACTACTTTGCGGAAGATGCTTTTATGATTAGTGTAAGTACTGAGCTTGAAGCCGATGAAACATTATTAACTGTAGCTGAATGTTACAGAATGCTTTCTGCACCAGTAGAAGGAACTACGTATGCAACTTTATTAGATCCAATTTGGACCCAGGGAATGCCTGGGGCAGACTATACCAGTGGAGACCCTAACGTGTGGCTCTGGCCGGATGAACCAGGTGCAAGTGATGGAGATTGGGAAGGGGTTCCGGATTTAGGCAATATTATCGCACCTGGTTCGGGATTTTTGGTTTCTGTTTATTCCGATGATGACTATACGAATTCTCCCGCTGATACAGGATTTGATAAAACATTGTCAGTCACCGGTTCTGAAAATGCGCCACTCACATTTACAGCCATGAATGATGATGATAGTGGCTGGACACTCCTTGGAAATCCATTTAAGTCTCCATTGCATATTGCCACAACTAACGATGGTATTTTTGAAGGAACTACTCAAGATGTAGTTGAGACGGTATATATATGGAATCGTAATACTGAATCCGGAGATGGGGGAGATAACTCCACAGGTGGCCTCCCTGGTAGCTGGATTACCGGTACCTCAGCGGGTGGTGGTGATATTTTTAATGATGATGGGACGATAGCCGCATTTCAGGGATTTTTTGTTCAAAATAACGGTTCGAATCCACAGGTTGATTTTAGAGATGCCAGTAAAGCTACTGATGGTACTTTTTATGGAAAAGAAAAAAGTCTTAGTAATTTTGCCCGGTTTGAGTTAAATGGTGAGGGGCTTTATAATTCAATGTGGCTTCAATTTTCTAATGAAGGTTCATTAGAAAAATCTATTACAGATGCTCTCGAACTTCAGCCCATGTCACCTGAGTACGCTATGCTGGGAACGAAAAAAGCAGACGGCACCATTTATGATATCGGCCACTATCCCATTCCCGATGATGCCTTCGAAATTCCTGTCAGCCTGGAAACAACTCGTTCTGGTTATTTCACAATTACGGCAACCGACCTGGATCTTTCATTTGGTGCAGATCTTTACTTCATCGACCTGGTTAAGAAAGAAAGTATCCGAATTGACGAAAACTTTAGTTACCAGTTTTCGACAGAGGCTGTTGCTAAAGTTCCTGGTGGAGATCAATTTAACAGGTGTTCTGTGAATAGTCCCCAAAAAGCAAAAACGTTTGCTACTGCAGACCGTTTTATGATAGCCACACAGCCAAGGGATTTTGTAGAAATTCCGGCAACTGTCGCATTGAATCAGAACTATCCAAATCCGTTTAACCCGACTACTCAAATCTCTTACGATCTGCCACAAACCGCAGATGTAAGACTTGAAGTGTATGACCTTGTAGGGCGGCAAGTAGCAACGCTTGTCAATCAAACAATGGAAGCCGGTTCGCATTTAGTAAACTTCGATGCATCCAACCTTTCAAGCGGTGTTTATATTTATCGGTTGAATGCTGGTAATATGGTTCTTTCACGTAAATTGACTGTTATCAAATAG
- a CDS encoding universal stress protein, protein METNFKHAVVALDQSEASDIIIDSLSYLKKLGLQKVTLVTVISVSYSGEGDEIDTSLQEEQLNNYKKLLEHKDLKVETVIQAGSYAFAPTEIIKTADAKDADFIIIGNRGQSMVEQMLLGSTASEVLQRSHLPVFLINMEMEWIDEDKNERRLYVTQSCEKALDHVLHATDFSDTADRAFEVVRDLDKQGKIGKISLIHVQGHHAIALKDPVSHDELMQKNEENLEEMRNTLSDHTRENSEIIITFGTAGKEIIQVIEERGVTLVVMGSQGKGFVHDFFLGGVSSQVTRFSKIPVLLIPAERE, encoded by the coding sequence ATGGAAACCAATTTCAAACATGCCGTTGTTGCACTGGACCAATCCGAAGCGAGTGATATTATCATTGACTCCCTTTCTTATCTGAAAAAACTGGGATTGCAAAAAGTAACGCTTGTTACGGTGATTTCTGTATCGTATAGCGGAGAGGGCGATGAAATAGACACGTCTCTGCAAGAAGAACAGCTCAACAATTATAAAAAACTTCTTGAGCATAAAGACCTGAAGGTTGAAACGGTTATCCAGGCTGGATCTTACGCGTTTGCCCCCACAGAAATTATCAAAACGGCTGATGCAAAAGATGCAGATTTCATCATTATTGGAAACCGGGGACAAAGCATGGTGGAACAAATGCTCTTGGGAAGTACAGCTTCTGAAGTTCTCCAGCGATCTCATTTGCCGGTTTTCCTTATCAATATGGAGATGGAATGGATTGATGAAGATAAAAATGAGCGGCGGCTGTATGTCACTCAATCATGTGAGAAAGCACTTGATCACGTTCTGCATGCCACTGACTTTTCCGATACGGCGGATCGCGCTTTTGAGGTTGTCCGGGATTTGGACAAACAAGGAAAAATTGGAAAGATCTCCTTGATTCATGTTCAAGGCCATCATGCTATTGCCCTGAAAGATCCGGTCAGTCATGATGAATTGATGCAGAAAAATGAGGAGAACCTGGAAGAAATGCGGAATACTTTGTCAGATCATACTCGTGAAAATTCTGAAATCATTATCACCTTTGGAACGGCCGGTAAAGAAATTATCCAGGTGATTGAAGAGCGGGGTGTTACCCTTGTTGTAATGGGCAGCCAGGGCAAAGGCTTCGTTCACGATTTCTTTTTGGGAGGCGTAAGTAGTCAGGTAACACGCTTTAGCAAAATTCCGGTACTGTTGATTCCGGCGGAAAGAGAATAA
- the sucB gene encoding 2-oxoglutarate dehydrogenase, E2 component, dihydrolipoamide succinyltransferase, which translates to MAKVEVEMPQMGESVMEGTVIEWKKKVGDKVEVDETLLEIATDKVDTEVPSPEAGVLVEILVEEDETVEVGQTIAIIDTEADPSEADAEPSGEAESKEESSEKEEKTETEADEPEKTEDESADEDEGERIEVEMPQMGESVMEGTVIEWAKKVGDKVEVDETLLEIATDKVDTEVPSPEAGTLVEILVEEGETVEVGQTIAIIATGKAAESAKSGEKKKDEKKSSAEKPASKNGTSEESEKEAKESTSKPQRKGSDGRFYSPLVRSIASEEGITQEELESIEGSGKEGRVSKEDILSYVEDKKAGKVKAPSGTKGKEDIAQAAREKGKISAGELDVHRPHENVEIVKMDRMRKMIAEHMVRSKQTSAHVTTFSDVDVTSIVKWREANKKKFYDQTGVKLTYTPIFIEAFIQAIGEFPLINSSVDGDEIHLKKDINFGLAVALGEGGKGGLIVPVIKQAQNKNLAGLAKSVHDLADKARTKDLSPDDLVGGTITLTNYGSVGNLMGTPIINQPQVAILGTGVIEKRPVVLETEQGDVIAIRHKMYLSMSYDHRIIDGAHGGAFMSRVKQLLENFDADRAI; encoded by the coding sequence ATGGCAAAGGTTGAAGTTGAAATGCCCCAAATGGGCGAGTCCGTAATGGAGGGAACCGTCATCGAATGGAAGAAAAAAGTCGGTGACAAGGTTGAAGTGGATGAAACCCTTCTGGAAATCGCCACTGACAAAGTGGACACGGAAGTGCCATCACCTGAAGCCGGAGTTTTGGTAGAAATTCTTGTTGAGGAAGATGAAACCGTAGAAGTGGGCCAGACCATTGCTATTATCGACACGGAAGCAGATCCTTCTGAAGCAGATGCGGAACCTTCGGGAGAGGCTGAATCAAAAGAAGAATCCTCCGAGAAAGAGGAAAAAACTGAGACAGAGGCTGATGAGCCGGAAAAGACTGAAGATGAATCTGCTGATGAAGACGAGGGCGAGCGAATAGAAGTAGAAATGCCACAGATGGGTGAATCCGTAATGGAGGGAACCGTCATTGAATGGGCGAAGAAAGTTGGCGATAAAGTTGAAGTGGATGAAACCCTTTTGGAAATTGCTACCGACAAAGTGGACACCGAAGTACCGTCTCCCGAAGCCGGAACGCTTGTAGAAATTTTAGTGGAAGAAGGCGAGACTGTTGAGGTTGGCCAAACGATTGCCATTATCGCCACAGGTAAAGCCGCAGAAAGTGCAAAAAGCGGAGAGAAGAAAAAGGATGAGAAAAAATCTTCTGCCGAAAAACCAGCGTCCAAAAACGGAACATCTGAAGAATCTGAGAAAGAAGCGAAGGAAAGTACATCCAAGCCTCAGCGAAAAGGATCTGACGGACGATTCTATTCTCCACTTGTACGATCCATTGCAAGCGAAGAAGGTATCACACAGGAAGAGCTCGAATCCATTGAAGGAAGCGGTAAGGAAGGACGCGTTTCCAAAGAAGACATTCTTTCTTATGTAGAAGACAAAAAAGCCGGCAAGGTGAAAGCGCCATCCGGAACGAAAGGAAAAGAAGACATCGCTCAGGCTGCCCGGGAAAAAGGCAAGATTTCAGCGGGTGAGCTGGATGTTCATCGTCCGCACGAAAATGTTGAAATTGTGAAGATGGACCGAATGCGCAAGATGATTGCCGAGCATATGGTTCGTTCCAAGCAGACATCAGCCCACGTTACAACTTTCAGCGATGTAGACGTTACCAGCATTGTGAAATGGCGTGAAGCCAACAAAAAGAAATTTTACGATCAGACCGGTGTGAAGCTTACTTATACACCCATCTTTATCGAAGCTTTTATCCAGGCTATTGGCGAATTTCCACTCATCAACAGTTCGGTTGACGGAGACGAAATTCACCTCAAAAAAGACATTAACTTTGGATTGGCTGTTGCACTTGGCGAAGGTGGAAAAGGCGGCTTGATCGTACCGGTCATCAAACAAGCTCAAAACAAAAATTTAGCCGGGCTTGCCAAATCGGTTCACGATCTGGCGGACAAAGCGCGAACCAAAGATTTAAGTCCCGATGATCTTGTTGGCGGAACTATCACTCTTACAAATTATGGCAGTGTTGGAAACCTGATGGGTACTCCGATCATCAATCAGCCACAGGTTGCTATTTTAGGAACCGGAGTGATTGAAAAACGTCCTGTAGTTCTGGAAACGGAGCAAGGAGATGTGATTGCCATTCGACACAAAATGTATCTTTCCATGAGTTACGACCACAGAATTATTGATGGCGCTCATGGCGGTGCATTTATGAGCCGGGTAAAACAACTGCTTGAGAATTTCGATGCAGACAGAGCGATATAA
- a CDS encoding outer membrane protein assembly factor BamB family protein gives MTSVNHKSWRRGATRAGKHDVDRARLLTLSQKSLLIFALISFLTSCSSNYDEIGSSADWKVSLGDKYSSQYSHLNQINRNNVEQLEVAWTYRSGEADTLANSQIQANPLIIDGTLYSTTPRLNVIALDAATGEPKWRYNPFPDTAEVVTWLNVNRGVTYWEDGNDKRILFTAGPDLYALDTSTGKPIESFGINGKASLKAGFEERTEELYVVTTSPGIIYKDLIIIGSRVSEGEDAAPGDIRAFNVRTGKLQWTFHTIPQPGEFGYDTWEDPDAWQNIGGANSWAGMALDEKRGIVYIPTGTASPDFYGGNRKGSNLFGNSLLALDAKTGERIWHYQTVHHDLWDRDLPSAPNLVTVTHDGREIDAVSQTTKTGFVFLFDRETGEPLFPIEEVPVPTETNLEGEEIWPTQPIPTLPKPFTRQHLPDSSLNPFVSEEVQADLRNQLSTLKRTHMYEPPSLEGTLIYPGYDGGAEWGGSAFDPETGILYVNSNEVPWTLTMVPSEGRENGTANNSITFGENTYMNYCIACHGPDREGTGNNPSLIGVDELYTPQEMLDLINTGRRMMPGFQYLSENRKKSVINFLMDENHFEVDLASSDKQELTSEPQTSPYVMTGYRKFQTPDGYPASSPPWGRLNAINLNTGEIEWQVPLGEYPKLADQGIPTTGTENYGGPVVTAGGLIFIAATLDEKIRAFDKDSGELLWEYKLPVAGYATPSVYSIDGKQYVVIACGGGKLGTKSGDYYIAFSLPNS, from the coding sequence ATGACATCTGTCAATCATAAATCCTGGCGCAGGGGCGCAACTCGCGCCGGGAAACATGATGTAGATCGGGCAAGGTTGCTTACACTATCCCAAAAGAGTTTGTTAATTTTTGCTCTCATATCCTTTCTAACCTCATGCAGTTCCAACTATGACGAAATTGGATCATCTGCAGACTGGAAGGTTTCCCTGGGCGATAAATACAGCAGTCAGTATTCTCACCTCAATCAAATAAACCGCAATAACGTAGAGCAGTTAGAAGTTGCATGGACGTACCGAAGCGGAGAGGCCGATACCCTGGCAAATTCGCAAATCCAGGCCAATCCGCTAATTATTGACGGAACTCTGTACTCAACGACTCCAAGATTAAATGTTATTGCACTTGATGCCGCCACGGGTGAACCCAAATGGCGATACAATCCTTTTCCGGATACCGCAGAAGTAGTTACATGGCTGAATGTGAATCGCGGCGTAACTTATTGGGAAGATGGTAATGATAAGCGAATTCTGTTTACCGCCGGACCCGATTTATATGCTTTGGATACTTCAACGGGCAAACCAATTGAGTCTTTTGGTATAAATGGAAAGGCAAGCCTAAAGGCCGGTTTCGAAGAGCGAACCGAAGAGCTTTACGTGGTTACTACTTCGCCCGGCATTATTTACAAAGATCTGATTATCATAGGCTCGCGCGTTTCCGAGGGTGAGGATGCCGCACCGGGTGATATTCGGGCTTTTAATGTTCGAACCGGAAAATTGCAGTGGACATTTCACACCATCCCTCAGCCCGGAGAATTTGGATATGATACATGGGAAGACCCCGATGCCTGGCAAAATATCGGCGGAGCAAACAGTTGGGCGGGAATGGCTCTGGATGAAAAGCGTGGCATTGTGTACATCCCAACCGGTACGGCATCGCCTGATTTTTATGGAGGAAACCGAAAGGGCTCAAATCTTTTTGGCAATTCTCTCCTGGCTTTGGATGCAAAAACCGGTGAACGAATTTGGCACTATCAAACCGTCCATCACGACTTATGGGACCGGGATTTACCCTCAGCTCCGAACCTTGTAACCGTCACACATGATGGTCGTGAAATTGATGCCGTCTCCCAAACCACAAAAACTGGATTCGTTTTTCTGTTTGACCGTGAGACCGGCGAACCACTCTTCCCCATTGAAGAAGTTCCTGTTCCAACGGAGACAAATCTTGAAGGTGAGGAGATCTGGCCAACTCAACCAATACCAACGCTGCCTAAGCCATTTACGCGTCAGCATCTGCCCGACTCATCTCTCAATCCCTTTGTTTCGGAAGAGGTTCAGGCGGATTTGAGAAACCAGCTAAGCACATTAAAAAGAACGCACATGTATGAACCTCCTTCACTTGAAGGAACTCTTATCTATCCCGGCTATGATGGCGGAGCCGAATGGGGAGGAAGCGCGTTCGACCCTGAAACCGGCATTCTTTATGTAAATAGCAATGAAGTTCCGTGGACACTGACCATGGTTCCGTCTGAAGGCCGGGAAAATGGAACCGCAAATAATTCTATCACTTTTGGTGAGAATACATACATGAATTACTGTATCGCCTGCCACGGACCGGATCGTGAAGGTACCGGCAATAATCCTTCGCTTATAGGTGTTGATGAACTCTACACGCCTCAGGAAATGCTCGATCTGATCAACACCGGACGCCGAATGATGCCTGGTTTCCAATATCTCTCAGAAAACCGGAAAAAGTCGGTTATCAATTTTCTTATGGATGAAAATCACTTCGAGGTTGATTTGGCCTCATCCGACAAGCAGGAACTGACAAGTGAGCCTCAAACCAGTCCGTATGTAATGACCGGCTATCGCAAATTTCAAACTCCGGATGGGTATCCTGCAAGCAGTCCACCGTGGGGAAGGCTGAATGCCATCAATTTAAACACAGGTGAAATTGAATGGCAGGTTCCGCTTGGTGAATATCCAAAACTGGCTGATCAAGGCATTCCAACCACAGGCACAGAGAACTATGGCGGACCGGTTGTAACCGCAGGCGGACTCATTTTCATCGCAGCTACTCTAGACGAAAAAATACGCGCTTTCGATAAAGACTCCGGCGAACTGTTATGGGAATACAAATTACCGGTTGCCGGATATGCCACACCAAGTGTCTATTCTATTGATGGAAAACAGTATGTAGTTATTGCTTGCGGCGGAGGAAAACTGGGTACAAAATCGGGTGATTACTACATCGCATTTTCGCTCCCGAATTCATAG